In the genome of Anabaena cylindrica PCC 7122, the window TAATTGTCGAAGAATAATCTTTCTTTCTCCTTCTTCTCTCGCGTCTCGCAAAGCCCTCGGTTCTTCCAAATTCAGTCCCAACATCGCTTCAATCTCCTCTCGACTTAGGTTAGAAAACTTGTAGACAATTATCGTTGTCACCAATTCTATTATCGCTTGTTCCGATTGTTGCTGTGCTTGCTCAAGCAAAAACTGCGCGGCTTCCACTGCTTCCGTTTCAGGAACCGTAGTCAGCAACATCAAACCCAATCCCAGCGGTTGCTGTTGTACCTTCCCGAACTCATCCAGATATACCCGTCGCACTTGGCCACTTTCCAACAAAGCACGGTGAATCATTGAGTTAGAGGGTTCCAAACTCCGAGAACCAAAAATTATCACCCCAGACCAATCATCATAACGGATAGAATGCCGATACAGAAACAAAAACAACTCAGAAAAGAAGCGATGATACAAATCATCATCTTTTTGAAACTGCACCTCAGCAAAAAATACAGTTTTAGAAACTGCATCACGAGGAGGTAGAAATACACCATCAATCCGAAATGCTGTTTCCTTCACCTCCACTGATTCAAACTGGTATTGCTTTGCTTCTGGGGGTGGTTCGTCCACCAATTCAAACAGCAAACCCGGAAATTGCTTAAATAACTTGTAAAATATCGAGTCCCGGCGCATTGTTATTACTCTACAGCGTCCAAATCATGATTGTAGAGCTTAAGACATCAGGATTAGCGATCGCTCTAGCAAAAACTGCACTGCTTCAGTTTCAATAACCATAGTCAACAAAACCCAATCCCAACTGTAAAACTTAATGCATCTGGATTAGGGATGTTGTAATATTCTGAACGGAGAGGGAGGGATTCGAACCCTCGTATACATTACTGCATAACAGACTTTCCAGGTCTGCGCCTTCAACCACTCGGCCACCTCTCCAGGGGTCACGAATCATCATCTTAAAACAAAAATGCAAAAAATGCAATATTAATAGAAGACTTTCTTAAAATAAATCTCAGAGTCCACATTTTTCGGCAAAACAAAATGGTTCAGACGCATACAATTAGAGTTCACGATCGCGCTACCGGCACATCATACAGCTTGCAAGTTCCAGAAGACCGCTATATTCTGCACACAGCCGAACACCAAGGAGTAGAACTACCATTTTCTTGCCGCAATGGTGCTTGCACAACTTGCGCTGTCAGAGTTATCTCAGGAGACATTTACCAACCAGAAGCCATTGGACTATCTCCCGATTTACGCCGTAAGGGTTACGCTTTGCTGTGTGTGAGTTATGCCCGTTCCGACTTGGAAGTAGAAACACAAGACGAAGATGAAGTCTATGAACTCCAGTTTGGGCGCTTTTTTGGTAAAGGTAAAGTTAAAGCAGGTTTACCTTTAGATGAAGACTAGTACAAGGCAGAAAACAGGGTGCAGATATTTAAATGTGGAAATAGGGGCTTTAGAGAGGCTGCTGAGGGTCTTGAGTCGAAAAATAGGTTTTATCCTCTGTTTGCTACTTTTAGTAGGTTGTCAAGCTAAAAATCAGCCAACCAACATTCCCTCAGAGGTAAAAGTAGCGCGGGTTGTTAGTGGACAAACCTTAGAAGTGCTAGGTATGGCCGAACAACCCAATTTAATCTCCCAAGTGCGCTTAATTGGTTTAGACGCACCAGATTTAGGCCAGCGTCCTTGGGGGGATGATGCTAAAGAACTTTTAAACAGCTTGCTTGGTGATGCAGAAAAATCTATCAAGTTAGAGTTTGACTTAGAAGCCAAAGATAAATTTGACAGAACTTTGGTTTATGCGTGGAAAGATCAGGTTTTGTTAAATGAACAAGTACTCAAACAAGGGTATGCTCTATTTGTAGCGCGATCGCCCAATCACAAATACGACCAACGCCTAGAACGCGCCCAACAATGGGCTAGACTGATGGGACAAGGCATTTGGAACCCAGAAAAACCCATGCGTTTAACTCCCGGTGAATTTCGCCGTTTATATCGTTGAAACGGGTAACAGGGAACAGGGAACAGGGAACAGGTGGAGAATTATCCATAACCTCTTTCCAATGACCAATGACCAATGACCAATGACCAATGACCAATGACCAATGACCAATCACCAATGACCAACTTACAAATTTTTCTAGATATTGCTACCGAAGCAGCTTTAGCCGCTGGTGTAATTTTGCAAGATTTTTTAGGTAAAGTAGAAGACGCAATTACAGAAAAAGGACGACCTGGTGATTTAGTCACCGCAGCTGATAAAGCTTCAGAAAAAGTCATTTTAGAAATTTTGCGTCGTCACTTTCCTCAACATTCCATCCTTGCGGAAGAATCAGGAAAACTGGGAAATCAAGATAATGAATATCTTTGGGCGATTGATCCTTTAGATGGTACAACCAACTACGCCCATCAATATCCCTGTTTTGCAGTTTCCATTGGCTTATTTATTAATGGTGTACCGCAAATTGGTGTCATTTATGACCCTTTTCGTGATGAACTATTTCGGGCTGCTGCGGGTTTGGGTGCAACACGCAACCGTCGTCCTATCAAAGTTTCTCAAACTGCTGAATTGAATAAAAGTTTGTTAACAACAGGGTTCGCTTATGATCGCCGGGAAACTGCTGATAACAACTATGCAGAATTTTGTCATCTCACCCATCTTACCCAGGGAGTGAGGCGCGGCGGTTCGGCTGCTTTAGATTTGGCTTATGTTGCTTGTGGTCGTGTTGATGCTTACTGGGAAAGAGGTATTGCACCTTGGGATGTTGCCGCTGGAGTAATTTTATTACAAGAAGCTGGTGGCAAAGTCACAGCTTATGATGGAACCACTTTTAAAATCGAGTCGGGGAGAATTCTTGCTACCAATGGTTACATTCACAACAGTCTCAGTCAGGAACTCATGCAAGTCACTCCTCTCCCTGATAGGTGAGATAGAAAAACTGCTGACAACTGACCATTAAATATTACAAGCAGGGTAAACTATAGAAAATTGCTGCTTGGGTGCAACGCTTAAATATTATGTCGTTAAAAATAGATGGTGGACTATTTAAATATGATTTCATAGATCATCACGCAATTTTGTGTGTTCCGGTTGATGCAGATGCTAAAGAAGTTCGCAAACGTTATCTTAAAATTGCCCGTCGCTTGCACCCGGATAGTTCTGTTGTTACCAAAAGTGCTGATAAAGATATAGCAAATCAATTATTATCTAAGCTGGTTAATCCGGCTTACGAAAAACTTTCTGTAGAACGCAATCGCGCCGAATATAGTTTAATTTTGTCGCAAATAGGCAAGCGTTTAGCACAAGAGTCAACATCAATAGAACTCAGTACAGATATAGCTAAACAATTAGCGATCGCACCGAATATAGATTTATTGTACAAAAGTGAAGTTGCTAAACTGGCTGAAACTCAATTTGATGAGTTGCAACAAGTATCCCAATTTATTAGCCAAATTAGTGAATTGAACTTAGTTTATCTAATGCGGCGCGCAGGGCGGTTAATGAAAACCCCTCAATCTCTGCCAACTAATACCACAAGTAATACCAACACACCAGCATCACCACCACCACCACCACCAAAAGACGACTCACCGGTAGCACAATACCTCCGTCGCGCTCAAATTCTAATTGAAAAAAATCAATTTACCCAAGCCAAAGTAGAATTACAGGATGCCTTGAAGTTAGAGCCAAGAAATAGTCGTTGTCATAGCTTGATGGCAATCATCTATTTACAGCAAAATCAGCTAAAAATGGCAAAAATTCACTTTGAAAACGCATTGAGATTAAATCCCCAAGACAAAATTGCTTTGGAGTGGAAACCTAAGGTAGAGCAGGCTATGGGGATAAAATCTGGTACTGTTCAAGTGGATTCATCTCCAAATACAGGAGATAATCAACCAGATAATTCTGGAAATGGCGGTTTGTTTGGTGGTTTGTTTGGTGGGAAGAAAAAATAATGGTGTATCAACCAGCAGCGGGAGCTAGGGATTTATTGCCCTTAGATGTGGCTCAAAAACGCTGGATTGAAGATAGGTTACAACAGGTTTTTCACCGTTGGGGATATCACAGGATTATCACCTCAACTTTGGAACGAATGGATACCCTGATGGCTGGTGAAGCAATTCAGCGCCAAATGGTGATTCAATTGCAAAATGGACAAGATGAAGAATTGGGTTTACGTCCAGAACTCACAGCTTCGATTGCGCGGACAGTTGTCACTCGCATGGCAGATGCTACCTATCCCCAACGGCTGTATTACAATGCTAATGTATTTCGGCGTAACTGGGAAAAGCGACATAATCGCCAGCAAGAGTATTATCAAGCTGGGGTAGAGTTGCTAGGATCAGGTGGGTTGCTGGCAAATGCAGAAGTGCTGCTGTTGATAGGCAATTGTTTAGAAGCTTTGGATTTGCGGGGATGGCATTTAATCTTAGGTGAAGCGGGAATTACCAAATCGCTGCTTGATGCTTTTCCGACTCATCTGAGAAACAAAGTGCGGAGTGCGATCGCTCATCTTGACCGTGTAACTCTCGATACTTTGCCCCTTGGAGACGAACTGCATGAACGCGCTAAAATCATGCTCGATTTGCGCGGTAATAGTGCAGATGTCTTGCAAAAAGTCAGTAGTTTACATCTAGATGCAGACCAACAAGAGGCAGTAAATAACCTCAAATCCTTGGTAGAATTACTAGAATCAGAGGGTAAATTCCCCTTAATTCTCGACTTGAGCCTAATTCAAACTATTGACTATTACACAGGAATTGTGTTTGAAGTAGTCAGTGATACCGATGGGCAAGCTCAAGTTTTAGGGCGTGGTGGTCGTTATGATCAGTTGTTAGGGCTATATCATCCCCAAGGCGATAATATACCTGGAATTGGGTTTGAACTAAATATTGATGTTTTATACCAAGTTCTATCATCTACTCAGCAATTACCACAAAGTACCCCAGCTAGTAACTGGTTAGTAGTTCCAGAAAGCAAAAGTGCTGATGCTGCTGCCTTTGCCTATGCCCAAAAATTACGAGAATCTAGTGACTTAGTGCGAGTAGAAATGGATTTGGGGGGCAGGGATGCAGAGGCTATTCGTGAATATGCCAAAGAAAGAGCGATCGCACAAATTGCTTGGATTCAAGCCGATGGATCACCCAAAATTGAAGCAGTAAGTTAACAGATTTGTAAGGAGTCAGGAGTCAGGAGTCAGGAGAAAGAAGGAAGGAAGGATGAAGAATATTTTTCTCTTCTGTTTCCTGCTATATCAAACATTATGTATCCTGAATCCTTACACAGATTGACAAATTGTTACCCTAGAAACTGCTGATTGATTAAAGAGAGGGAATCGAGAAAATGCCACATACAATAGTGACTGACGTTTGTGAAGGC includes:
- a CDS encoding 2Fe-2S iron-sulfur cluster-binding protein, whose translation is MVQTHTIRVHDRATGTSYSLQVPEDRYILHTAEHQGVELPFSCRNGACTTCAVRVISGDIYQPEAIGLSPDLRRKGYALLCVSYARSDLEVETQDEDEVYELQFGRFFGKGKVKAGLPLDED
- a CDS encoding thermonuclease family protein; its protein translation is MKTSTRQKTGCRYLNVEIGALERLLRVLSRKIGFILCLLLLVGCQAKNQPTNIPSEVKVARVVSGQTLEVLGMAEQPNLISQVRLIGLDAPDLGQRPWGDDAKELLNSLLGDAEKSIKLEFDLEAKDKFDRTLVYAWKDQVLLNEQVLKQGYALFVARSPNHKYDQRLERAQQWARLMGQGIWNPEKPMRLTPGEFRRLYR
- a CDS encoding J domain-containing protein codes for the protein MSLKIDGGLFKYDFIDHHAILCVPVDADAKEVRKRYLKIARRLHPDSSVVTKSADKDIANQLLSKLVNPAYEKLSVERNRAEYSLILSQIGKRLAQESTSIELSTDIAKQLAIAPNIDLLYKSEVAKLAETQFDELQQVSQFISQISELNLVYLMRRAGRLMKTPQSLPTNTTSNTNTPASPPPPPPKDDSPVAQYLRRAQILIEKNQFTQAKVELQDALKLEPRNSRCHSLMAIIYLQQNQLKMAKIHFENALRLNPQDKIALEWKPKVEQAMGIKSGTVQVDSSPNTGDNQPDNSGNGGLFGGLFGGKKK
- a CDS encoding ATP phosphoribosyltransferase regulatory subunit, coding for MVYQPAAGARDLLPLDVAQKRWIEDRLQQVFHRWGYHRIITSTLERMDTLMAGEAIQRQMVIQLQNGQDEELGLRPELTASIARTVVTRMADATYPQRLYYNANVFRRNWEKRHNRQQEYYQAGVELLGSGGLLANAEVLLLIGNCLEALDLRGWHLILGEAGITKSLLDAFPTHLRNKVRSAIAHLDRVTLDTLPLGDELHERAKIMLDLRGNSADVLQKVSSLHLDADQQEAVNNLKSLVELLESEGKFPLILDLSLIQTIDYYTGIVFEVVSDTDGQAQVLGRGGRYDQLLGLYHPQGDNIPGIGFELNIDVLYQVLSSTQQLPQSTPASNWLVVPESKSADAAAFAYAQKLRESSDLVRVEMDLGGRDAEAIREYAKERAIAQIAWIQADGSPKIEAVS
- a CDS encoding inositol monophosphatase family protein; its protein translation is MTNLQIFLDIATEAALAAGVILQDFLGKVEDAITEKGRPGDLVTAADKASEKVILEILRRHFPQHSILAEESGKLGNQDNEYLWAIDPLDGTTNYAHQYPCFAVSIGLFINGVPQIGVIYDPFRDELFRAAAGLGATRNRRPIKVSQTAELNKSLLTTGFAYDRRETADNNYAEFCHLTHLTQGVRRGGSAALDLAYVACGRVDAYWERGIAPWDVAAGVILLQEAGGKVTAYDGTTFKIESGRILATNGYIHNSLSQELMQVTPLPDR
- a CDS encoding DUF2887 domain-containing protein, giving the protein MRRDSIFYKLFKQFPGLLFELVDEPPPEAKQYQFESVEVKETAFRIDGVFLPPRDAVSKTVFFAEVQFQKDDDLYHRFFSELFLFLYRHSIRYDDWSGVIIFGSRSLEPSNSMIHRALLESGQVRRVYLDEFGKVQQQPLGLGLMLLTTVPETEAVEAAQFLLEQAQQQSEQAIIELVTTIIVYKFSNLSREEIEAMLGLNLEEPRALRDAREEGERKIILRQLNRRLGNIPDLLLSKIQALSLERLEALGDALLDFSTLVDLEGWLQGEVRG